From Bactrocera oleae isolate idBacOlea1 chromosome 4, idBacOlea1, whole genome shotgun sequence:
AACGATGGTtgcttaaaattaatacaaCCGTTAGACCGTGATCCCCCTGATGGTCATAAGAGTTGGCAGGTGTTAATCGCGGCAGTTGATGAAGATGGACAAGGCTTGAAATCTGTTACACATTTGATTATCAATCTGCAGGATATTAACGATAATGCGCCCTTTTTGGTGAATATAATGCCTGTTATTTGGCAGGAGAATCGGAATCCTGGACAAGTTGTGCAATTGCAGGCAAATGATTATGACGAACCACAGAATGGACCCCCATATACGTTCGGCATCGATAGTGAGGCATCCGCAGatattaaaaccaaatttaGCATCGATAATGATTACCTATTCGCAAATGTACAATTCGATCGGGAAGAACAAAAAGAGTATTACATACCTATAAGAATAAGCGATTCCGGCAAACCAAAACAAAGCAAAGTAAGCATTTTACATTTGATTATAGGCGACGACAATGACAATGCTATGTCGGAAGGTTCTTcgcgtatttttatttataactataaAGGTGAGGCGCCTGACACCGATGTTGGGCGCGTTTTTGTTGACGACCCTGATGATTGGGATCTTGATGACAAAGAGTTTCGTTGGAAAAATGGCTTTCCCCATGATAATTTCCGCTTAAATCCAAACACTGGCATGATAACAATGCTCGAGCGAACACAAGAGGGCGAATATCTGCTTGAGTTTGTTGTTACTGAGGAATCTACTTTTATACCACGTCATTCGGTAGATGCTGATGTTACTGTTATTGTACGTGAACTGCCTGAAGAAGCTGTAGACAAAAGTGGCAGCATTCGTTTCTACAACATTACCAAGGAGAGTTTTATCAGTGTGCCACGTGACGCTCAAGCCGACGATTCACTTTCAATAAAAGATCGCTTACAATATTCACTTGCAAGACTGTTCAATACTTCAGTCACAAATGTCGATGTATTCACGGTATTGCAAAATGCTAACAACACATTGGATGTTCGTTATTCAGCACATGGTTCGCCATATTACGCACCAGAAAAATTGAATGGCATCGTGGCGCAGAACCAACAAAAACTCGAAAACGAGTTGGGCATGCAAATGCTAATGGTTAATATTGATGAATGTCTTATTGAGAAGTACAAATGCGAATCATCGTGTATGAACACGCTGCATAAATCCAATATTCCTTATATGATATACTCCAATACTTCGTCTTTTGTTGGCGTGACCGCATTTATTGAGTGGCACTGTGTTTGTGAGGCGAGAGTAAGCACTTATTGTCTCAATGGTGGAACACCGCGCATTGGAGAGAACGATATGTGCGATTGCATAGATGGATTTACCGGACCTCACTGTGAATTAGTATCGGTTGGGTTCTATGGTAATGGCTATGCATTCTACGAGCCCATATCGCCATGCGAGAACACTAAAATCAGCCTCGAGGTAGCGCCACAAACTGACCAGGGTTTAATTATGTATCTGGGACCAATAAATTATAACCATCTGTTGCCACTATCTGACTTCTTGTCATTAGAGTTGGTAAAGGGTTATCCCACACTTACTGTGGACTATGGTTCAGGTGCCATACGTATCGAGCATCGACACATTCAGCTACAGGTCGGCAAATCTTATCAGTTGGACATTATACTACAACGAACTAGTATTGAAATGATAGTCGACAATTGCCGCCTATCAACTTGCATCAGTTTGGGTGCCCCACAAGGCCCCAATGAGTTTCTAAATGTTAATTCGCCATTGCAACTTGGTGGCACACCAGTGGATCTCTTGCAGCTAGGTGAAAAACTTAACTGGACATATACGCCGAGCCGTCAAGGTTTCTTCGGTTGCATACGTAATTTGACGATTAATAATCATACATACAATTTGGGAGCGCCTGCAATATCACGTAATATTGATTCGGGTTGTCAGCGGGCCGTTGCAGTGGCCGTTAGTTTCGGCATAGACCGCAACTTTATCATTGCTATTGTGGCATGCATACTTCTTctgcttattattttattggctGTGGTAGTACAGAAGAAGCAAAAGAATGGTTGGCATGAAAAGGATATTGACGATATAAGAGAAACAATAATCAATTACGAAGATGAGGGCGGTGGTGAGCGAGATACTGACTATGATCTTAATGTGTTGCGCTCGCAACCTTTCTACGAAGAGAAGCTGTACAAAGATCCACATACCTTACAATCAATTAAAGATCCAAATAATGAAATTCCTGATATTGGCGGCTTTTTGGGTGATAAAAAAGAGAATTGTGATCGGGAAGCTGGCACGTATCCGGTGGATGATGTGCGGAACTACGCGTACGAAGGTGATGGTAACTCGGATGGCAGTCTTTCTAGTCTAGCCTCCTGCACTGATGATGGTGATCtcaattttgattatttgtCGAATTTCGGGCCACGATTCCGTAAATTGGCCGATATGTATGGGGAAGAACCATCGGACACAGATTCAAATGTAGATGATGAACAAGGTTGGCGTATATAAAGCTGGAATATAAGCTTCCATTGACATTTCATACCGAATGTAAAAGACTTTAAATTTAAGACCATAGCTAAAGGTATAGtaaatgtacatgcatacaccCATACATACGCTTTGCAAATGCATGTTTGTATGGATGATGGATTTGAAAACAAATCATACACAAATActtatgcaaatgtaaattggCGCTTgtcttaatatacatacatatattttaaattactttttgtcAGTAATTTAATATGGAGAAGTGATGTACATAATTATAAGGaaaaacatattgtagaaaaaaagtgttcgcacatatgtatattcacaaaataactgaacaaatatttatattaaatagttttttctcTTTTAAGAAACACATTGACAATCTCATATATAGCGAGTATATTCCAGGAAGGAATGCGATATCTATATAAATCGTATATTgtgttatttgaaataaataaacacaaataaaacatttagaTATCTGTAATTTAATTCTGATTTGATTTAGTTTATATCGTACGAAAGTCTTCAATTATATactaaaagaatttaaaatttaaaggaaTGGCTACAAACTGAAACCGAAATCATATCGCATATCTAATTTAgaaatatagttaaaaactaAAACACATTAAGGGTCATAAGTTCCATAGGGAAACCTCCCTACGCATTTAAAGTCCTTTCACATACAAGTACGTAACTATAGTTCGATATAGCACTAACggatatgtacataagtatatgagataggaaaaaatatttcagatttGAATTAGATTTTAAAGACATGCAACATACCTTAATATAGGTGATGACGATTTTTTAGCATACTTTTGAACTGCGTAGCCCCATTTACATATCTAAGAATGTAAATGTAagatattttccaaatattctAGGGTAGCAATAAAACAAATCGAAAAACCACTTATAGTTACAATAACtaatataaaacaatataccatatgtaaGTCCATATACGGACATTTGTTTATAGGCAGCTAAGTGTAATTAATGGTA
This genomic window contains:
- the shg gene encoding DE-cadherin, whose amino-acid sequence is MSSQLHSETQVYHLQQHRLYHQRPKKHLCRKLHKYHTLAFVLALINLHTATLVCGYTSASNSLSSHRDNPFFVFYIPSYLQKDEQNSNQFSSQISGGNFFIRQRRSPNPSPDSVSSLYSALPAARTGNSAIYFGMTSSSTMIHESSVKHYSDNRKPAFKNCANYKPSVREEEPENTFVIMVQAEDPDFDQEIKYSLVQSATERSKFHIDPKSGVIVTTHRFDRDEPTYEKMVYVTVQATDNGNPTLDDVCTFKVIIEDVNDNAPVFNKARYDESISEDKQPDAIVMRISASDLDDGNNSIIEYEILPVRDHLYFKIDKAAGIIYLNRPIDKRPGQYYTITVSAYNPSSPISPDSKQESQIEVRIRVVESSKKPPSFVDPIEDPIYLKEDYMNYSTPIATLRAVSNVPDKPEVIFELVTGRTEQTNSKKTFVFNQTGTTVTIGLGKLLDYESVTEYTLTMIARNTYDLVAEHIIKIKVVDVNDNIPYFTEVNKGTLLENELPGTPVMQVRAFDMDGTEANNIVSFELADNREYFKIDPHTGNITALTTFDREERDFYNVKVIASDNSPSSLYNNGEPNRGQQVFRIEIADKNDHKPHFQLAEYVHDSLPEDANINFMVIEVEAVDEDNTAQIVYTIESGNVGNAFKIEKKTGQITVNQRLDYENITEYVLKIRAFDGIYDDYATVKIKIANVNDNPPEFKEKYSKTIQEEMVFDYCILNIEAYDPDIKDRTADQHIKYSVVKEEQKKMITIDNDGCLKLIQPLDRDPPDGHKSWQVLIAAVDEDGQGLKSVTHLIINLQDINDNAPFLVNIMPVIWQENRNPGQVVQLQANDYDEPQNGPPYTFGIDSEASADIKTKFSIDNDYLFANVQFDREEQKEYYIPIRISDSGKPKQSKVSILHLIIGDDNDNAMSEGSSRIFIYNYKGEAPDTDVGRVFVDDPDDWDLDDKEFRWKNGFPHDNFRLNPNTGMITMLERTQEGEYLLEFVVTEESTFIPRHSVDADVTVIVRELPEEAVDKSGSIRFYNITKESFISVPRDAQADDSLSIKDRLQYSLARLFNTSVTNVDVFTVLQNANNTLDVRYSAHGSPYYAPEKLNGIVAQNQQKLENELGMQMLMVNIDECLIEKYKCESSCMNTLHKSNIPYMIYSNTSSFVGVTAFIEWHCVCEARVSTYCLNGGTPRIGENDMCDCIDGFTGPHCELVSVGFYGNGYAFYEPISPCENTKISLEVAPQTDQGLIMYLGPINYNHLLPLSDFLSLELVKGYPTLTVDYGSGAIRIEHRHIQLQVGKSYQLDIILQRTSIEMIVDNCRLSTCISLGAPQGPNEFLNVNSPLQLGGTPVDLLQLGEKLNWTYTPSRQGFFGCIRNLTINNHTYNLGAPAISRNIDSGCQRAVAVAVSFGIDRNFIIAIVACILLLLIILLAVVVQKKQKNGWHEKDIDDIRETIINYEDEGGGERDTDYDLNVLRSQPFYEEKLYKDPHTLQSIKDPNNEIPDIGGFLGDKKENCDREAGTYPVDDVRNYAYEGDGNSDGSLSSLASCTDDGDLNFDYLSNFGPRFRKLADMYGEEPSDTDSNVDDEQGWRI